In Moorella sp. Hama-1, a single genomic region encodes these proteins:
- a CDS encoding N-acetylmuramoyl-L-alanine amidase family protein produces MARVVVVRRRRVRSLLMGALVVLGALWAWGWYQGLKEEQAVQALSWAVANQVVVVDPGHGGIDSGAMGPGGTPEHRVNLAISKDLAGFLSRGGARVFLTRQDDNVHEGESGDDLVERVKLAKKVGADMFVSIHCNAFDSREKGAQLFYDPQSPEGKKLAEAIQAEIKRRLANTDRVPLSIDAFVLRTQQIPAVIVEVGFISNPQEEKLLADPHYQRQMALAIYAGVVNYLAGKGPGGAGTTGQAQKKGP; encoded by the coding sequence ATGGCGCGGGTAGTGGTTGTTCGCCGGCGGCGCGTCCGGAGCCTTTTAATGGGAGCCCTGGTGGTACTGGGCGCCCTGTGGGCCTGGGGTTGGTACCAGGGCTTAAAGGAGGAACAGGCCGTTCAGGCCCTCTCCTGGGCGGTGGCCAACCAGGTGGTGGTCGTCGACCCGGGCCACGGGGGCATTGATTCCGGCGCCATGGGACCAGGGGGCACGCCGGAGCACCGGGTCAATCTGGCCATCAGCAAGGACCTAGCCGGGTTCTTAAGCCGCGGCGGGGCCAGGGTTTTCCTGACCCGCCAGGATGACAACGTTCATGAAGGGGAATCCGGTGACGACCTGGTAGAGAGGGTCAAGCTGGCGAAAAAGGTCGGCGCTGATATGTTTGTCTCCATCCACTGCAACGCCTTTGACAGCCGGGAGAAAGGCGCCCAGCTCTTCTATGACCCCCAATCACCGGAGGGGAAAAAGCTGGCGGAAGCCATCCAGGCGGAGATCAAGCGCCGGCTGGCCAACACCGACCGGGTACCCTTGAGCATTGACGCCTTTGTCCTGCGTACCCAGCAGATCCCGGCCGTCATCGTCGAGGTCGGCTTTATCTCCAATCCCCAGGAAGAAAAGCTCCTGGCCGACCCCCACTACCAGCGCCAGATGGCCTTGGCTATCTACGCCGGCGTTGTTAACTACCTGGCAGGGAAGGGGCCGGGGGGAGCAGGTACTACCGGGCAGGCGCAAAAGAAAGGGCCATGA
- a CDS encoding ISNCY family transposase: protein MSAKESRRVFVIEQAVKGKITNRQAAEVLDLSERQVIRLKERMEAEGVAGLAHKNRGRTPKKAAPKETREKVVMLARGPLRDASCQQVAELLEEFYGITLSAKTVGRILKGAGIPLAHTHRSPKRQKSRDRLPQAGLLSQVDASPFAWLEDRGPELSLHGSIDDATSKVQGLHFELHECLHGYLQLLLQLVQNFGVPRSLYSDRHTIFFSPKEDRLSIEEELAGQTAPLTQFGRALTELGINHIPARSPQAKGRVERLWGTLQGRLMIELRLAGISTLEAANAFLPGFIERFNRRFAVTPANPEPAYAPCPAPARLKQILSLRQERKASRGSSISYLGHTYQLLDTGNTVVPLRPRATVEVLTHLDGSFSALYGGNCYALQEFTQPPKVIAEGPKKAPASKAHKPAPDHPWRRMPINQTKKAAPLPNDNPLPVSQGG from the coding sequence TTGAGTGCCAAAGAGTCGCGTAGGGTGTTTGTAATCGAGCAAGCCGTTAAAGGCAAAATCACTAACCGGCAAGCTGCTGAGGTTCTGGACTTAAGTGAACGCCAGGTCATCCGCTTGAAGGAGAGGATGGAGGCTGAAGGTGTTGCGGGCCTGGCTCATAAAAACAGAGGTCGGACGCCCAAGAAGGCTGCGCCTAAAGAAACTAGAGAAAAGGTGGTCATGTTGGCCCGGGGCCCTCTTCGTGATGCTAGCTGCCAGCAGGTAGCTGAGCTCCTGGAGGAGTTCTATGGTATAACCCTTTCTGCTAAGACTGTTGGCCGGATCCTGAAGGGGGCTGGTATTCCTTTGGCCCATACCCACAGGTCGCCCAAACGCCAGAAATCGCGTGACCGTTTACCCCAGGCGGGCCTGCTTTCTCAGGTCGACGCCAGCCCTTTTGCTTGGCTGGAGGATCGCGGCCCGGAACTTTCTTTGCACGGTTCCATTGACGATGCTACCAGCAAGGTTCAAGGGTTACATTTTGAACTTCATGAGTGCCTCCACGGCTACTTGCAGCTGCTGTTACAACTGGTGCAAAACTTTGGGGTACCTAGAAGTTTATACAGCGACCGTCACACTATTTTCTTTTCACCTAAGGAGGACAGGCTCTCGATCGAGGAGGAACTGGCTGGCCAGACTGCTCCTTTAACGCAATTTGGCCGGGCCCTTACCGAGCTGGGGATCAATCATATACCCGCTCGTTCCCCCCAGGCTAAAGGGCGCGTGGAGCGCCTCTGGGGCACTCTGCAGGGCCGCCTGATGATTGAACTCCGCCTGGCTGGTATCTCTACCCTGGAGGCGGCCAACGCCTTCCTGCCGGGCTTTATCGAGAGGTTTAACCGGCGTTTCGCCGTTACCCCAGCCAACCCGGAACCGGCTTATGCTCCTTGCCCGGCGCCGGCTAGGTTAAAGCAAATCCTATCATTGCGCCAGGAACGCAAGGCGTCCCGCGGTTCTTCTATCTCCTACCTGGGTCATACCTACCAGTTACTGGATACCGGAAATACTGTCGTTCCTTTGCGCCCAAGGGCTACAGTAGAGGTGCTGACTCATCTGGATGGTTCTTTCAGCGCCCTTTACGGCGGTAATTGCTACGCACTGCAGGAGTTTACCCAGCCGCCCAAGGTGATAGCTGAAGGCCCTAAAAAAGCTCCGGCCAGTAAGGCTCATAAGCCTGCTCCGGATCATCCCTGGCGTCGGATGCCTATCAACCAGACTAAAAAAGCAGCGCCTTTACCCAATGATAATCCCTTGCCTGTTAGTCAAGGGGGGTGA
- a CDS encoding ATP-binding cassette domain-containing protein, protein MAIISVQDLVKRFNDLEAVAGVSFTVEEKEIFGFLGPNGAGKSTTIKMLCTLLRPTAGRITLAGFDVAGQPDAVRRAIGLVFQDNSLDDRLTAEENLLFHGLLYGLSRAEIRERMEEVLTMVDLADRRRDIVRTFSGGMRRRLEIARGLLHHPQVLFLDEPTVGLDPQTRSAIWQHIHRLRQEKDITLFMTTHYMDEAENCDRIAIIDHGRIQALDTPDNLKRQLGGDVVTMMTVDDSRLQEELATRYGVKVIKDEEGLRLQVDDGATFIPRVAADFRGQINSISLRRPTLDDVFLSLTGRAIRDEKLSGAERMRLNRRHGRRRH, encoded by the coding sequence GTGGCCATAATCAGTGTTCAAGACCTGGTCAAGCGCTTCAACGACCTGGAAGCCGTGGCCGGCGTGAGCTTTACCGTAGAGGAAAAGGAGATTTTTGGTTTCCTGGGCCCCAACGGCGCCGGCAAATCGACGACCATCAAAATGCTCTGCACCCTCTTACGCCCCACGGCGGGCCGCATCACCCTGGCCGGATTCGACGTGGCCGGCCAGCCGGACGCCGTCCGCCGCGCCATTGGCCTGGTCTTCCAGGACAACTCCCTGGACGACCGCTTAACAGCGGAAGAGAATTTGCTCTTCCACGGCCTCCTCTACGGCCTCTCCCGGGCGGAAATAAGGGAAAGGATGGAGGAAGTCCTGACCATGGTCGACCTGGCCGATCGCCGCCGGGATATTGTCCGCACCTTTTCCGGTGGCATGCGCCGGCGCCTGGAGATTGCCCGCGGCCTCCTGCACCATCCGCAGGTGCTTTTCCTGGACGAGCCGACGGTAGGTCTGGATCCCCAGACCCGCAGCGCCATCTGGCAGCATATTCACCGCCTGCGGCAGGAAAAGGACATCACCCTTTTTATGACCACCCACTATATGGACGAAGCGGAGAACTGCGACCGCATCGCCATCATCGACCACGGCCGCATCCAGGCCCTGGACACCCCGGATAACCTGAAACGCCAGCTGGGGGGCGACGTGGTCACCATGATGACCGTGGACGATTCCCGGCTCCAGGAGGAGCTAGCCACCCGTTACGGGGTCAAGGTTATTAAGGATGAGGAAGGCCTGCGCCTGCAGGTGGACGACGGGGCCACCTTTATCCCCCGGGTAGCCGCCGACTTCCGGGGGCAGATCAACAGCATCTCCCTGCGGCGACCCACCCTGGACGACGTTTTCTTAAGCCTTACCGGCCGGGCCATCCGGGACGAAAAGCTCTCCGGCGCCGAACGCATGCGCCTAAACCGCCGCCACGGCCGGAGGCGACATTAG
- a CDS encoding ABC transporter permease, whose translation MQPAWRAIYTIWYREFIRFIRERSRIIGMIGQPLLYLLIVGQGISAAMGFRGVPVNVPVNYVQFMYPGILGMSVLFTSIFSGVSIIWDREFGFLKEVLVAPVPRWATALGKALGGSTVALIQAAIMLILAPFIKVPLTPLMILQLLGTLFLISLALTFFGIAIASRMETMEGFQMIMNFLVMPLFFLSGAIFPMTNHPGWMNFLMKIDPLTYGVDALRRIIYAGADPRVLEFLVHYSLGFDLAIIAVMAFALAIIGSWSFSRQE comes from the coding sequence ATGCAACCCGCTTGGCGTGCCATTTACACCATCTGGTACCGGGAATTTATCCGCTTTATCCGCGAGCGCAGCCGGATCATCGGCATGATCGGCCAGCCCCTCCTCTACCTCCTCATCGTCGGCCAGGGAATTTCGGCGGCCATGGGCTTCCGGGGGGTACCGGTCAACGTCCCGGTCAATTATGTCCAGTTCATGTACCCGGGTATCCTGGGGATGTCCGTCCTCTTTACTTCTATCTTCTCCGGCGTATCCATCATCTGGGACCGGGAGTTTGGCTTCTTAAAGGAGGTCCTGGTGGCCCCGGTACCTCGCTGGGCTACAGCCCTGGGCAAGGCCCTGGGGGGCAGCACGGTAGCCCTTATCCAGGCCGCCATCATGCTCATCCTGGCGCCCTTTATCAAGGTGCCCTTGACGCCCCTGATGATCCTCCAGCTCCTGGGGACCCTGTTCTTGATCTCCCTGGCCCTGACCTTTTTCGGCATCGCCATCGCCAGCCGCATGGAGACCATGGAGGGTTTCCAGATGATCATGAACTTCCTGGTTATGCCCCTCTTTTTCTTAAGTGGCGCCATCTTCCCCATGACCAACCACCCCGGCTGGATGAATTTCCTGATGAAAATCGACCCCTTAACTTACGGGGTCGACGCCCTGCGGCGGATTATCTATGCCGGCGCCGATCCCCGGGTGCTGGAGTTCCTGGTCCACTACAGCCTGGGCTTCGACCTGGCTATAATCGCCGTTATGGCCTTTGCGCTGGCCATCATCGGCTCCTGGTCCTTCAGCCGGCAGGAGTAA